The Humulus lupulus chromosome 3, drHumLupu1.1, whole genome shotgun sequence genome window below encodes:
- the LOC133822919 gene encoding protein argonaute 7 — protein sequence MEETEDSNGNKKCKDKARSLNGRRTSPQKHHQYQYQYQYQYQYQQQLLQYSNQFGICNQNQYNSHRYYPALLPLPPPIPIPLQLALTPPLPLNHHGFRSKTRLQKPSCKQKNNPHFAASSDTQVSNVVISPEEFQKQSNLPLKREDVRKSTGGRPGQALVAARRPDSGGVEGPVISLLANHFLVQFDSSQRIFHYNVEISPYPSKEIARMIKQKLVEDNTAVLSGAIPAYDGRKNLYSPVEFQNDKLELYISLPIPTNKLSLPYGELNGFQENHQQLKLFRVNIKLVSKLDGKELSNYLNKEGDDWIPLPQDYLHALDVVLRESPIEKCIPVGRSLYSRSMGGTQEIGGGAVGLRGFFQSLRPTQQGLALNVDFSVTAFHESIGVISYLQKRLEFLRDLPQRKTRGLIGQERKEVERALKNIRIFVCHRETVQRYRVYGLTEEATENLWFADRDGKILRLISYFKDHYNYEIQYRNLPCLQISRSKPCYLPMELCMICEGQKFLGKLSDDQTARILKMGCQRPKERKAIIDGVMQGPVGPTSGIRGREFKLHFSREMTRLNGRVLQPPKLKLGDGGQVRDLIPSRRDRQWNLLDSHVFEGTQIERWALISFGGNAEQKSSIPTFINQLSQRCEQLGIFLNKNTIISPQFEPTQVLNNVSLLESKLKRIQRVASNNLQLLICVMERRHKGYADLKRIAETSVGVVSQCCLYQNLTKPNSQFLANLALKINAKIGGCTTALYNSLSSQIPRLLQSDEPVIFMGADVTHPHPLDDVSPSVAAVVGSMNWPAANKYVSRMRSQKHRQEIIEDLGAMVGELLDDFHQAVGKLPTRIIFFRDGVSETQFYKVLQEELQAIKAACSSRYPDSKPPITFAVVQKRHHTRLFPFKPDPSFVQNQFSDENIPPGTVVDTVITHPREFDFYLCSHWGMKGTSRPTHYHILWDESQFTSDELQKLVYNLCYTYVRCTKPVSLVPPVYYAHLAAYRGRLYLERSDSRSSISTLSRAASPKTMPLPKLSENIKKLMFYC from the exons ATGGAAGAGACAGAGGACTCTAATGGTAACAAGAAATGCAAAGACAAAGCAAGAAGCTTGAACGGTAGAAGAACCAGCCCTCAAAAGCATCATCAATATCAGTATCAGTACCAGTACCAGTACCAGTATCAACAACAGCTTCTGCAGTACTCAAATCAGTTTGGTATCTGTAACCAAAACCAATACAATAGTCATAGATACTACCCAGCTCTTCTCCCTCTACCACCTCCAATACCGATACCTTTGCAACTGGCTTTAACTCCACCACTCCCTTTGAACCATCATGGCTTCAGATCAAAAACCCGCCTGCAGAAACCTTCATGCAAGCAGAAAAACAACCCTCATTTTGCTGCTTCTTCGGACACCCAGGTCTCCAATGTCGTAATTTCACCAG AGGAGTTCCAAAAGCAAAGTAATTTGCCTCTTAAACGAGAAGATGTAAGGAAGTCCACAGGTGGAAGACCAGGTCAAGCCCTGGTAGCAGCAAGGAGACCAGATTCTGGTGGTGTAGAAGGGCCAGTTATATCCCTTTTAGCGAACCATTTTCTAGTCCAATTTGACTCCTCTCAAAGGATTTTCCATTACAATGTTGAAATATCTCCTTATCCGTCCAAGGAAATCGCCAGAATGATTAAACAGAAACTGGTAGAGGACAACACTGCTGTTCTATCTGGTGCTATTCCTGCCTATGATGGCCGTAAGAATCTTTACAGCCCAGTTGAATTCCAAAATGATAAGCTTGAACTCTATATAAGCCTTCCAATACCCACAAACAAACTAAGCCTTCCATATGGAGAACTCAATGGATTTCAAGAGAACCATCAACAGCTTAAACTATTTCGGGTAAACATCAAACTTGTGTCCAAGCTTGATGGGAAGGAGCTGAGTAATTACTTGAACAAGGAAGGAGATGATTGGATTCCTCTTCCTCAGGACTATCTCCATGCCTTGGATGTTGTATTGAGAGAGAGTCCCATTGAGAAGTGCATACCTGTGGGGAGATCACTCTATTCCAGATCAATGGGAGGAACTCAAGAAATTGGAGGAGGAGCTGTTGGGTTAAGAGGGTTCTTTCAGAGCCTTCGACCAACTCAGCAAGGGCTAGCTCTTAATGTGGATTTCTCAGTGACTGCTTTCCATGAAAGCATTGGAGTAATCTCGTACTTGCAGAAGCGCCTCGAGTTTCTTCGAGACCTTCCTCAAAGGAAGACAAGGGGTTTGATTGGTCAGGAAAGGAAGGAAGTGGAGAGAGCATTGAAAAACATCAGGATTTTTGTTTGCCACAGGGAAACTGTTCAAAGGTACCGTGTCTATGGCTTAACTGAGGAAGCCACTGAGAATTTGTGGTTTGCAGATAGGGATGGAAAAATCCTAAGGCTGATCAGTTATTTCAAGGATCACTATAACTATGAGATACAATACAGGAATTTGCCATGCTTGCAGATTAGTAGGAGCAAACCATGCTATCTTCCAATGGAGCTATGCATGATATGTGAAGGCCAAAAATTTCTTGGAAAGCTCTCAGATGATCAGACTGCAAGAATACTTAAGATGGGTTGCCAACGGCCTAAAGAGCGAAAAGCTATTATTGATGGTGTTATGCAAGGGCCTGTTGGGCCAACAAG TGGCATCCGAGGAAGAGAATTCAAACTCCACTTCTCCAGAGAGATGACACGATTAAATGGAAGAGTTCTTCAACCTCCAAAGCTAAAACTTGGTGATGGAGGGCAGGTAAGAGACTTGATTCCCTCTCGACGCGATCGACAATGGAACCTTCTGGACAGCCATGTATTTGAAGGGACTCAAATTGAAAGGTGGGCGTTGATAAGTTTTGGCGGAAACGCTGAACAGAAATCAAGCATTCCAACCTTCATAAACCAGCTATCTCAGAGGTGTGAACAGTTGGGCATATTTCTTAACAAAAACACAATCATTAGCCCCCAGTTTGAACCAACACAAGTCCTTAATAATGTTTCCCTTTTGGAATCCAAACTCAAAAGAATCCAAAGAGTTGCATCAAACAATCTCCAGCTGCTTATATGTGTAATGGAAAGAAGACACAAAGGGTATGCAGATTTGAAGCGAATAGCAGAGACTAGCGTTGGGGTTGTAAGTCAGTGCTGCTTGTACCAGAATCTCACTAAGCCAAATTCACAGTTCTTGGCTAATTTGGCTCTTAAAATCAATGCCAAAATTGGTGGTTGCACGACTGCTCTATACAATTCATTGTCATCTCAGATCCCACGTCTGCTTCAATCTGATGAGCCAGTGATCTTCATGGGTGCGGATGTTACTCATCCTCATCCACTCGACGATGTCAGCCCatctgttgctgctgttgttgggAGCATGAATTGGCCAGCAGCAAACAAGTATGTTTCAAGAATGAGGTCCCAAAAACACAGACAAGAAATCATTGAAGATCTTGGTGCCATGGTAGGAGAATTGCTTGATGATTTCCACCAGGCAGTTGGCAAACTCCCCACGAGAATCATTTTCTTCAGAGACGGAGTAAGCGAAACCCAATTCTACAAAGTGCTTCAAGAAGAGTTGCAGGCCATTAAAGCAGCTTGTTCTTCTAGATATCCTGACTCTAAACCTCCCATAACTTTTGCAGTAGTCCAAAAAAGGCACCATACTAGATTATTTCCCTTCAAACCAGACCCTTCTTTTGTACAGAACCAATTTTCTGATGAAAATATTCCCCCAGGGACTGTGGTGGACACAGTGATCACTCATCCAAGGGAATTTGATTTCTATCTTTGCAGCCATTGGGGTATGAAAGGAACAAGCCGACCAACACATTATCATATTTTGTGGGATGAAAGCCAATTCACATCGGATGAACTACAGAAACTGGTGTACAATCTTTGTTATACGTATGTAAGGTGTACAAAACCAGTCTCTTTGGTTCCCCCAGTTTATTATGCTCACTTGGCTGCATATAGAGGTAGGCTTTACTTGGAGCGATCAGACTCCAGAAGTAGTATTTCCACACTTTCTCGAGCTGCTTCTCCAAAGACGATGCCATTGCCAAAACTTAGTGAGAATATCAAGAAGCTCATGTTTTACTGCTGA